One segment of Pasteurella skyensis DNA contains the following:
- the accB gene encoding acetyl-CoA carboxylase biotin carboxyl carrier protein, giving the protein MDIRKIKKLIELVEASGITELEVAEEDGSVRISRESNTQVVAQPQQQYTTAQTVEVAPPVEKTTPTPVLENTVISGHTIASPMVGTFYRSPSPEAKPFIEEGQSVKVGDTLCIVEAMKMMNKIESDKAGIVKAILVDDGDAVEFDQKLIIIE; this is encoded by the coding sequence ATGGATATTCGAAAAATTAAGAAACTTATTGAACTTGTTGAAGCATCAGGTATTACAGAATTAGAAGTAGCTGAAGAAGATGGTTCAGTACGTATTAGTCGTGAGAGTAATACACAAGTAGTCGCACAACCACAGCAACAATATACAACAGCACAAACCGTAGAAGTAGCTCCTCCTGTAGAAAAAACTACTCCAACACCAGTATTGGAAAATACTGTGATATCAGGGCATACCATTGCTTCTCCAATGGTTGGAACGTTTTATCGTAGCCCAAGTCCAGAAGCAAAACCTTTTATTGAAGAAGGGCAAAGTGTGAAAGTGGGTGATACACTTTGCATTGTAGAAGCAATGAAAATGATGAATAAAATAGAATCAGATAAAGCAGGAATAGTGAAAGCAATTCTTGTTGATGATGGTGATGCGGTTGAGTTTGATCAAAAACTTATCATCATTGAATAG
- the accC gene encoding acetyl-CoA carboxylase biotin carboxylase subunit yields MLKKVVIANRGEVALRILRACKELGIQTVAVHSTADRELKHVRLADETICIGPASSVKSYLNTPAIIAAAEVTGADAIHPGYGFLSENADFAEQVECSGFAFIGPTANVIRLMGDKVSAINAMKKAGIPCVPGSGGAIGDDAIKNKEIANKIGYPVIIKASGGGGGRGMRVVRSEKELAEAIAMTKTEARAAFNNDMVYMEKYLENPRHIEVQVLADTQGNAIYLAERDCSMQRRHQKVLEEAPAPGISDELRQFIGERCANACRTIGYRGAGTFEFLYENGEFYFIEMNTRIQVEHPVTEMITGVDLVKEQLRIASGLPLSVTQDQIKVRGHSIECRINAEDPRSFLPSPGKITRLHVPGGLGIRWDSHIYADYTVPPHYDSMIAKLITYGETRDIAIRRMEIALSEIIIDGIKTNILLHQDILSDENFVQGEMNIHYLEKKLGII; encoded by the coding sequence ATGTTAAAAAAAGTTGTTATTGCTAATCGTGGTGAAGTTGCATTGCGCATTTTAAGAGCCTGTAAAGAGCTCGGGATTCAAACAGTTGCAGTGCATTCAACAGCAGATCGTGAGTTAAAACACGTACGCCTTGCTGATGAAACCATTTGTATTGGACCTGCTTCTTCAGTTAAAAGTTATTTGAACACTCCTGCTATTATTGCAGCCGCAGAAGTAACAGGGGCAGATGCGATTCATCCTGGATATGGTTTTTTATCTGAAAATGCAGATTTTGCAGAGCAAGTTGAGTGTTCAGGTTTCGCCTTTATTGGGCCAACTGCTAATGTTATTCGCTTAATGGGGGACAAAGTTTCTGCCATTAATGCAATGAAAAAAGCAGGGATCCCTTGTGTACCAGGTTCTGGTGGCGCTATTGGTGATGATGCAATTAAAAACAAAGAGATTGCAAATAAAATTGGTTATCCAGTGATTATCAAAGCCTCTGGAGGTGGTGGTGGTCGTGGGATGCGAGTTGTTCGCTCTGAAAAAGAATTAGCAGAAGCCATTGCGATGACTAAAACAGAAGCCAGAGCAGCCTTTAATAACGATATGGTATATATGGAGAAATATCTTGAAAATCCTCGCCATATTGAAGTTCAAGTACTTGCGGATACACAGGGTAATGCGATTTATTTAGCAGAGCGAGATTGTTCTATGCAACGTCGCCACCAAAAAGTACTTGAAGAAGCGCCTGCTCCAGGCATTTCTGACGAGTTACGTCAATTTATCGGTGAACGCTGTGCAAATGCGTGTCGTACCATTGGTTATCGAGGTGCTGGCACATTTGAGTTTTTATATGAAAATGGTGAGTTCTATTTCATTGAAATGAATACTCGAATTCAAGTGGAACATCCTGTAACAGAAATGATCACAGGTGTTGATCTGGTTAAAGAACAATTACGCATTGCATCAGGCTTACCATTATCGGTTACACAAGATCAAATCAAAGTAAGAGGGCATTCAATAGAGTGCCGTATCAATGCAGAAGATCCAAGAAGTTTTCTTCCTTCGCCAGGAAAAATTACACGTTTACACGTACCAGGTGGATTAGGTATACGTTGGGATTCTCATATTTATGCAGACTATACGGTACCACCTCACTATGATTCAATGATTGCTAAATTGATCACCTATGGTGAAACACGAGATATTGCTATTCGACGAATGGAAATTGCCTTATCTGAAATCATCATCGATGGTATTAAGACCAATATTTTGTTACACCAAGATATTTTAAGTGATGAAAATTTTGTACAAGGAGAAATGAATATTCATTACCTTGAAAAAAAATTAGGCATTATTTAA
- the ruvA gene encoding Holliday junction branch migration protein RuvA, giving the protein MIGRLQGKIIEKTPPEIVLDVQGVGYELLLPMTSFYDLPKVGEEVTLFTHLSIREDAHLLFGFSQKVDRTLFRALIKTNGVGPKLALAILSAMSVNDFATAVENEDIIKLTKIPGVGKKTAERLLVELKDKFKSMAQTEFFVEQSSLQTTTINTANPSNEAKEALIALGYKATEIEKMLKRVQQQDLTSEQIIREALKKSL; this is encoded by the coding sequence ATGATAGGACGATTACAAGGCAAAATTATTGAAAAAACACCACCAGAAATTGTATTAGATGTACAAGGAGTGGGTTATGAATTACTACTACCAATGACAAGTTTTTACGATTTACCTAAAGTTGGGGAAGAGGTAACACTTTTTACGCATTTAAGTATTAGAGAAGATGCACATTTACTTTTTGGTTTTTCACAAAAAGTGGATCGCACACTGTTTCGAGCGTTAATTAAAACCAATGGAGTAGGTCCAAAACTGGCATTAGCTATCCTTTCTGCAATGTCGGTTAATGATTTCGCCACTGCAGTTGAGAATGAAGATATCATAAAATTGACTAAGATTCCGGGTGTCGGTAAAAAAACGGCAGAGCGATTATTGGTTGAGTTAAAAGATAAATTTAAGTCAATGGCACAAACCGAGTTTTTTGTTGAACAATCTTCACTACAAACAACAACTATTAATACTGCTAATCCAAGTAATGAAGCAAAAGAAGCGTTAATTGCATTAGGTTATAAAGCAACGGAAATAGAAAAAATGTTAAAACGAGTTCAACAACAAGATCTTACCAGTGAACAAATTATTCGAGAAGCACTCAAAAAATCGTTATAA